In Oryza brachyantha chromosome 1, ObraRS2, whole genome shotgun sequence, the following are encoded in one genomic region:
- the LOC102712026 gene encoding uncharacterized protein LOC102712026 yields the protein MDFELRKAREKLEREQRERVQRAKAKADRERRARAEAARCRDALEASHRERRLDAARAQEEAQQKMEEVIQIGKGVSFSHMFEALRYEGPGDKIKLPPSSFKELSDEGALDKGPMYFRLSKVSNRVPGATQDQDANEATCCGVLEFTAREGSAELTPHVWNNLFQGDSPDVPLIVVRYVSLPKGTYAKLKPEGVGFSDLPNHRAVLETALRNHATLSENDFVVVNYGQLQYKLKVLELRPASSVSVLETDVEVDIEGPDSVLDNVDNQHVLVPLETGKVESGGVEEGKFRYYKFLVDEVMGEKVASGLANIEVKIETDTSGGDTDIYVSRHPLVFPTQHRHEWSSHEMGSKVLVLRPRDASLVSGTYSIGVYGFKGTTKYQLSVTIRDVLNSQRIGDQASASSSVDVDSVVCNNCKRYISSRTSLLHEAYCVRHNVVCTHHGCGVVLRKEEAVDHVHCDKCGQAFQQREMEKHMKVFHEPLQCPCGVVLEKEDMVQHQSSACPLRLIVCRFCGDTVQAGGEPLDARDRLRDMCEHESICGSRTAPCDSCGRSVMLKDMDIHVIAVHQKS from the exons ATGGATTTCGAGCTGCGCAAGGCGCGGGAGAAGCTGGAGCGCGAGCAGCGGGAGCGCGTGCAGCGCGCCAAGGCCAAGGCCGACCGCGAGCGCCGCGCCAGGGCCGAGGCCGCGCGCTGCCGCGACGCGCTCGAGGCGTCCCACCGCGAGCGCCGCCTCGACGCCGCCCGCGCGCAGGAAGAG GCTCAGCAAAAGATGGAAGAGGTGATACAAATTGGAAAGGGGGTTTCATTCTCACATATGTTTGAAGCGCTGCGATATGAAGGTCCTGGGGATAAGATCAAGTTGCCACCATCGTCATTTAAGGAATTATCTGATGAAGGAGCACTGGACAAAGGTCCCATGTACTTCAGGTTGTCAAAGGTTAGCAACAGAGTTCCGGGTGCTACTCAAGATCAAGACGCCAATGAGGCAACCTGTTGCGGTGTTCTTGAATTCACTGCAAGGGAAGGCTCTGCAGAACTCACACCACATGTGTGGAACAATCTGTTCCAGGGTGATAGCCCAGATGTTCCTCTGATTGTGGTTAGGTATGTCAGTTTACCCAAAGGGACATATGCAAAGCTGAAGCCTGAAGGAGTGGGATTCTCAGATCTTCCTAACCATAGAGCTGTCCTTGAAACAGCACTCCGCAATCATGCAACGCTATCTGAAAATGATTTTGTTGTGGTCAATTATGGGCAACTGCAGTACAAGTTAAAGGTTCTTGAGTTGAGGCCTGCATCAAGTGTTTCTGTCCTGGAGACGGATGTGGAAGTTGATATCGAAGGACCAGATTCAGTTTTGGACAATGTAGACAATCAGCATGTGCTTGTGCCACTTGAGACTGGGAAGGTTGAATCTGGAGGTGTGGAAGAAGGGAAGTTTAGGTATTACAAATTTCTCGTAGATGAAGTTATGGGTGAGAAGGTAGCCTCTGGGCTTGCAAATATTGAGGTTAAGATAGAGACTGATACAAGTGGTGGGGACACTGATATTTATGTATCAAGGCATCCTTTAGTATTCCCAACTCAGCACCGTCATGAATGGTCTTCTCATGAAATGGGATCTAAGGTCCTCGTACTGAGACCAAGGGATGCTAGTCTTGTCAGTGGTACCTACAGTATTGGAGTTTATGGTTTCAAGGGAACCACTAAATACCAACTTTCTGTAACTATTAGAGATGTGCTTAATAGCCAAAGGATTGGTGATCAGGCTAGTGCCTCATCTAGTGTTGATGTTGATTCAGTGGTGTGTAATAACTGCAAACGCTATATATCCAGCCGAACTTCACTACTTCATGAAGCATACTGTGTGAGACACAATGTTGTTTGCACACATCATGGGTGTGGTGTTGTTCTTCGAAAGGAGGAAGCAGTAGATCACGTGCATTGCGACAAGTGTGGCCAAGCTTTCCAGCAGAGAGAAATGGAGAAGCACATGAAAGTATTCCATGAGCCACTACAATGCCCCTGTGGGGTGGTTCTAGAAAAGGAAGATATG GTTCAGCACCAATCCTCAGCCTGCCCTTTGCGCTTGATAGTGTGCCGTTTTTGTGGCGATACTGTTCAAGCTGGTGGAGAACCACTGGATGCTCGGGATCGGCTTCGCGACATGTGTGAGCATGAGAGTATCTGTGGATCCAGGACTGCACCATGTGATTCGTGTGGACGGTCGGTCATGCTGAAGGATATGGACATTCATGTAATTGCTGTGCACCAGAAGAGCTAA